The DNA sequence AACTGGCTCTCAAACCGAGTCTTCAAATCCTACGAGGATATCGTCGACCACTGCTGCTACGCTTGGAGAACCCTCCAGCAACGACCATGGAAGATCATGTCAATCGGCCGACGCAAATGGGCGCAAGGGTTCTAATCAGTGACGGTTGGTATTAGCGATAGCCGCCGGCATATTTACCGGCCTTGTTGTGGCTGTGATTATAGGCATGGCAAACGGTGTGCTGATTGCAGGAATCGGAATAAACCCGCTCGTGACGACGCTCGGCGTCGCCAACATAGTTTTATCCCTCGCCTCAACAGTAAGCGGAGGCTTTCCGGTCAGCGGTTTCACTCTTCAATTCAGTCAGTTGTTTGCCCAAAGCTCGTTCCTAGGGCTTCCCGTTCCGGTGGTCGTCGCGGCTGTGGTTTTCGCGGGATTGTCCGTGTTGATGAATTTGACCTCATTCGGACGCAGCCTCTATATAATTGGGGCCAACCCCAAAGCCGCCGTGGTCGCCGGGATCAGGAGTGGTCCCGTCGTTGCGGCGGCCTACTGCCTGTGCGGAATGCTCGTCGGGCTCGGCGCTTTGATGCTGACAGCGCGAACTGGCTCGGGTGAACCGAACCTGGGAGGCAACCTCACCCTGGAATCCATCGCGGCCGCTGTAGTCGGAGGCGTGAAGCTCTCCGGCGGCGAGGGCGGCGTTGGAGCCGCAGTCCTTGGCGCGCTGTTTGTCACCGTGCTGTCGAACGGAATGAACCTTACTCAGGTAGACGGCTATCTCCAGCAGATCTGCCTCGGCGCGATCATCATCATTGCCCTGGTCACCAGCCGTGGCCACAGCAGACATTAATAGAGGAAGCTATGGGATATCAGGTTTGTATCGATATCGGCGGGACTTTCACCGACTGCCTTGTGTCAGATAAGAATGGCGAGATCTCGATTTTTAAGTCGCCCACCACGCCGGGCGAGTTCGAGAAAGGGTTCATCAATGTCCTGAACGTGGCCGCCGAAGGTTATGGCCTCGCGCCTGACGCCTTCCTCAAAGATATCGACCTTATCGTCCACGGGTCCACCGTTTCGACCAACGCTCTGGTCGAGAAGAAGACGGTGAAGGTAGGGTTGATCCTGACAGCCGGACACCAGGACATCCTCGTGCTGCGCGAAGGTCCGCGAAAAGGAGCCTTCCAGTGGAAACTCAATTATCCTGAGCCTTACGTACCGCGGCATTTGACTAGGACAGTGACCGAGAGGATCGATGCCCGGGGTCGCGTCCTCACAAGCCTGCTCGAAGACGACGTTTTGCGCGCCGCTTCCGATTTCAAGGCTTCCGCCGTCGAGGCGGTCGCCGTCGGGCTCCTTTGGTCCGTGGTCAACAGCCAGCACGAGCTGAAGGTCCGGGAAATCCTTGAGCGTGAACTGCCGGGAGTTCCTGTAACCCTGAGCCATGAGATCAATCCGATGCCGCGGGAATACAAACGCGTGATCGCGGCCGCCATCGACGCCTCGATCAATCCCATCGTTCGCACCTATATCGAGCGGCTCAAGATGGCACTAGACGAGGCGCAGTTCGCAGGGGAGTTGCTTCTGGCGAACTGCGTGGGCGGGATGATGCCGGTGCCAGAGATGATCCGGAAGCCTATCTATAGCGTCATGTCCGGGCCGACACTCGCACCGATGGCGGCGCTGGCTTTATCATCCGAGCCCGACATAATCGTCGGCGACATGGGCGGTACCACGTTTGACGTTTCCGCTCTGCGAAGCCACCAGATCATCGTTACGCCAGATTCCATGATCCACGACGACTCTCTGGGCATTCCCAAGGTGGACGTAAGGTCCGTCGGCGCTGGAGGTGGTTCTATCGCTTCGGTCGATGCTGGAGGGATGCTTCATGTCGGCCCTCATAGCGCAGGCGCTCGACCGGGCCCTGCCTGCTATCAACGGGGAGGCATGAAACCCACGGTAACGGATGCGAACGTCGTCCTCGGTATCATCGATCCCGACTACTTCCTCGGCGGAAAGATGAAGCTAAGCAAGGAGCGGGCGGAGCAAGCACTGGCGGAAGTCGCCGCGCCTCTAGGTCTGTCGATCGAGGAATCGGCATTCGCGATCTATACCACAAGCAATCACAACATGGTCGCCGCGATCGAAGAGATCACGGTGCGTGAGGGCATCAACCCGCGTGATAGCTTCTTCGTCTGCGGTGGCGGCGCAACGGCGATACACATTGCAGACATGGCCGATATCCTCGGCCTCAAAAGATATATGATACCAAGATTCATGGCGGGATTGAGCGCATTCGGCGGACTCATTTCTGATATCCGGAGAGAGGATACCGCCGTCCTACTTACTTCCAGCGCGACGTTTGACGCTGAAGGTGTCACTGACGCTCTCGGAGGGCTCCTCAAAGCAGGCCGTCAATTCCTTGCCGAAGCAGGGGTGTCGCCGGAGAACCAGCGCTTCGAGTTCGCCTTCCTTGGACGATACGAGTACCAGTCATTCGAAATCGAGGTGCCATTTGTTCCAAAAGACCGCGCGGTAACGCCAGGCCAGCTTCAACGTCTTGTGGAGGATTTCCACCGAATGCACGAGCGCATCTATTCGATTAGGTCGGATGGTGACGTGGTCGAGTTCACCGGATGGAAACTCAGGTCCATCGGCAAGCGCGACGGCCAGGATATCTGGCTTAACCACAAAGTGCCTCGTCAGATAGAAACCGTCACGGCCGCAGGTTCCCGAGCCGTTTACAGTCATTCGCTCGGTCGCCGCGAAGAAATCCCGGTATTCAAGCTCTCGTCTCTCGGCTGCGGGGCCGCGGTTGATGGCCCCTGCGTCATCGATGCGGACACATTCACCGCCTTCCTCAAGAGGAGCCATCGCGCAACGATCGACGACTACGGGAATGTCGTCGTAACGGTCGAATGACCGCAGGAGAACCACATGAATACTGTCGCGAAGTTCGAAGCCGAGCATATGAATCGTCGGGTGGACCCATTCATAATGTCGGTTCTCAAGAGCCGTTTCGAAGCGATCGTGCGCGAGATGACACTCGTGGTGATGCGCGCCAGCCGCTCGGCCGTGATCAAAAATGCCCGCGATTTCAGCTGCGCCATCCTCACCTACGACCATCGCCTGGTTTCTGTCGAGGACGCGCTGCCGATCCATGTGATGTCCATGGACATGGCGACGCGCCCGATCACCCGGTTCTTTGACGACATCAAGCCGGGCGACATCTTCTTCAATAACTGCCCTTTCACGGGCGGCACCCATCACGCCGACCTTATAGTGGCAATGCCTGTCTTCTATGACGGCGAGCCGCTCTTCTGGATGATCGCTCTCTCGCATCACGCGGACACCGGAGCGCCTGTGCCCTCTACATATCTGCCTTTCGCCAAGAGCATATTCGAAGAGGGCATTCATTTTCCGTGTGTGCGTGTGGCAGAGAATTACGTCGAGAAGGCCGATATCCTTCGGATCGGCAGCACGAGAAATAGAGTGCCGGAACTTTGGCTGGGCGATGTCCGTGCGCAGATCGGCGCTTGCCGCACGGGCGAAAAGCGGATTGCGGAACTGGTTGGTAAGTATGGCAGGGACGTCGTGACGGACTTTGTTGAAGACTGGTTCGATTATGGTGCTCGGTGCGCGAAGGCGGCGATCGCAAAACTTCCGGCCGGGAGCTACACTTATGAAACCCGGCACGATCCAGTACCTGGAGTGGCGGAAGATGGAATTCCAGTCAGGATCACGGTGACGGTCGATCCCCAAGCCGGAGAAATCGTCGTGGACGCCCGCGACAATATCGACAACGTGCCTGGCGGCCTCAATCTCTCGGAGAACACAGCAACAGGGTCCTGCCGTATCGGAGTTTTCAACAATCTTGATGAGTCTGTTCCTCACAATGAAGGAGCAAAGTCACAGATAAAGGTGCTCCTGAGGGAAGGGAGCGTGGTTGGCAAGCCTTCGCCGCAGGTAGGTACATCGGTCGCGACCACCAACGTCAATGACCGCCTTATGATGGCGGGAAACTGTGTATTCTCCGAGATGGGTGCGCCGTATGGCCAAGCGGAAGGCGGGTCCCATCTTCCGGCAGGCATCGGTGTCATCTCGGGTCGCGACCCCTTCAAAGGCGGTCGGTCTTACGTGAACCAGATATTCGTCGGCTACGCAGGCGGTGGAGCGCGCAGCGAGTACGATGGCTGGCTTACCTATTGCGGCCCTGCCAACGCGGGTCTGATCCAGTTAGACTCGGTCGAGGTGGACGAGTCGATGTATCCAATCATTATCGAGAGCCGAGGTGTTGTTGCAGACAGCCAAGGATACGGCCAATTCGAAGGCGCTCCTGCAGTTGGTGGCGTCTTTTATCCACTGGAGCACGACATGACGATCGTATATGCTGCGGATGGAACGACGTTTCCCCCTAAGGGCGTGCTAGGTGGTCGAAATGGGGGAGCAAGCTCAAGTTGGAAGATTACTTCCACGGGTCATACCGCCGACCTACCTGCCTTCGCGGAAGTGGTGATCGAAAACGGGGCAAAGATCGCCTTCAGAGCTTGCGGCGGGGGCGGCTACGGTAGTCCGCTTGATCGCGATCGGGTGAGGGTTTTAGAAACCGTAAACCGTGGATGGCTATCGCCTGAGAAAGCCAAAGAGGTATATGGAGTAGGGGTACGATTGACGTCGCAGCCCGGCCTGTTTGAGCTGATAACTTAGTGGCAATCTCGTTACTTTCACGGACCATGGTATCAACCGTGAGACGACGACGGAACCGTAAAAATCGGCTGCGAACATGCCTGGTCAGCAGCCGGCTTCCATGACGGTTTCGGGAAGCCATTGGAAACACCCATGTTCCACCCAAGGAAGCGCCAGCAAGCACCATGCCGCCGCGCTGAGGCAACGTGATCCGCCTTCGATGTGCAAGGCGCGTCAGGCCAGATGGCGGGCATTTCGACAGGTGGCTTCTCCACATTTCAAATCATTCTTGGAGAAACAGGCAACCTTCGTAGAGGCTTAATCTACCGGTCGCATTCGGTCAGTCGCTAAGTTTCTCTCGTGTCCAAAGCGCAATCGGCGCAAGCGAGAGGAAAGCAAAATGTCGAAGGTTTGGTTTATCACTGGTGCAGCCCGCGGTATCGGCAAGGAAGTGGCACGTGCGGCGTTGGCTGCCGGAGATAAGGTTGTCATCACTGGCCGCAATGTCGAGCAGCTCACGAAGGCATACAAGGGCGATGACGATGTTTTGGCTCTTCAGCTCGATGTATCGAACGAAGAACAAGCCGCAACTGCAGTCGACGCTGCTGTGGCCTATTTCGGCCGCATCGACGTTCTTCTGAACAATGCCGGCTTCGGCCAACTCGGACTATTCGAAGAAATCGGCTCCGCTGCAATCGTCAACCAGTTCAACACCAACGTGTTCGGTCTCCTCAACGTGACCCGCGCGGTGCTCCCCGTCATGCGCAAACAGCGCGGCGGCCACATCCTCAATGTATCATCGATTGGCGGGTCCGTTGGCTTTGCGGGTTCTACAGTCTACTGCGCCACGAAATATGCTGTCGAAGGGTTCTCTGAATCGCTCGCGCTTGAGGTTGCCGACTTCGGCATCAAGGTCTCGATCGTAGCGCCCGGCTTCGTCCGTACGGACTTTCTCGACAGTTCATCGGTTCGTTACGGTGACAAGACGATCGATGACTACGCCGAAGTCTCCGCCAATATCCGCGCCACCTACGACAGCTACAGCCACAAACAAGCTGGCGACCCCAAGAAACTGGCGAGCGCGATCGTGACGCTTGCCAATCAGAACGAGCCTCCGGTGCGCCTGCTCACGGGATCGGACGCTATCGCCATGGCAAGGGAGAAAATCGGGAAGGTCGATCAGGAAATCGATCGTTGGCAGGATCTCTCCGCTTCCACGGACATCATTGAATAAGGATGGTCACGAGGAGACCGGCGCTCCTGCCGGTCCCTCCTTAAAGTTTGAACTGATGTATAAAAGTCAGAAGATAGCAGCACTGATCGGACAAAATACCGGGATGGACGGCGTCTTCTCGACCATCCTGCCCGGCGTTTTCCTGCTGCGCGCCTCACGTCCGACGGCCCCGATACACACCATCTATGAGCCGAGCCTTTGTTTCGTCGCTCAGGGCCGTAAGCAGGTGTCCGCTGGTTCCCTGAATTATACCTACGAACCGGGGGCGGCGCTTGCAGTTTCCGTCGCGTTGCCTGTGCGTGGGCAAGTGTTGGAGGCTTCCCCTTTAGAGCCCTTTCTGTGTTTGCGCATTGAGTTGAGGCAGGAAACTTTCGCTGGACTTCGCGGCATTAGCACAAGCCAGTCTGACGCTAACTGTCTTCACCCAGGAATGGGTATCGTTCCGTCCTCCATCTCTCTGGAAGACGCACTTGTCCGGACATTGCAGCTTCTCGCAGAACCGCGAGAAGCTAGGGTGCTTTGGCCCCTGTTGGAAAAAGAAATCAGCTATCATCTGCTGTCGGAATGCTCGAGCCCTGTCCTCAGGCAACTATCACTGCCAGCGCGCCGATTTCAGCACATTACGCGGGCTGCCGGCTACCTGCGCCGACATTTCCGCAAAAGCGATGCGCCAAAAGACCTCTCCATTTGGGCTGGCGCTCGGACCATGACCCTCGATCGTGATTTCAGACTTGTGACAGGAATGAACGTTGCTGGCTACGTGCGCACCCTGCGTCTGCAGGAGTCCCGGCGACTGCTGATGTTGGGTATTCAGGATCCATGCGAGCTCGCAAGGAGCACGGGTTACTTCGACGCATCTACCTTTCTACAGGACTACAGCACAACGTTCCATTCGACGCCCGTTATGGATGCCGAGCATTGGCGTCACACTTCCAGACCCGCTGGAGAAGAGTGATCAGACTTGCTCTCCTTCACGTAGTCGATCCACGCTCTGAAAGCAGGCGAGACCTGCCGGCGGCTTGGGTAGAACAGGCTAAAACCGGGCAGGGACCGTACCCAATCCGGCAGCACTTTTACCAAGGTGCCCGCCGCAAGGTCACCCGTCACCTGAGACTCGAACAAAAAGGCGAGCCCGAGGCCGTCCAAGGCCGCCGCGCGGATTGCTTCGCCGCTGTCCAGCACAAGCGGCCCGTCTCCTCGAAACTCAAATCGCGCATTGTCTTTTTCAAGGGGCCATCGGAAGATTCTGCCAGAGGTCGCAAACCGGTAGTTGATGCATCGGTGGGATTGCAGGTCAGCTGGCGTTGACGGCAGGCTCTCGAAGCTCGCCAGATATCCCGGGCTCCCAACAATAGCGGCTGGCGACGTTGAAGACAAACCAACCGCTACCATGTCTTTTTCGACCAGCGAACCAAAGCGAATACCGCCGTCAAAACTTGCCGAGATGACATCAGTCAGGCCATCGTTGACGGAAACCTCCATGCTGACGTGCGGATACCTGGCGACAAACCCGGATAGCCTCGGGCGTATGAGCATATCATAGGCGACCTGCACGGTCGTCAGCCGGATTGTCCCGGCTACGTGAGAACGCATATCCTGCAGACCCTGGAGTTCGGCCTCGATTCCGCGCAATGCCGGTTGCAGGGTCGCAAGAAGCCGTGTGCCGGCCTCCGTGGGCGACACATTCCCCGGACCTGTTGCGCTGGATGTACTCCCGCTCCAACACAAAGGCGGTTGAGATAAAGGCTAGCCATATGGTCCAAATGTCTCAGACCAAGCGGGTAGCGGACATGATCATGGAGGCGGTGAGAGCAGTAGAATAACAGGAAAGAGCAGGCGGGCCGGAAAGCCGCCTGTTCTACCTTTAATGTTCGCGCCTCAACACCATGCCCGCATGGTAGAGGACATCATCGATGAAATCACCGTCTGCCGTGAAACCCGTATCGTCGACATAATCGATGTGGTCTCCGGTAATGCGGTAGCTACCCTGGTAAGCGCTTTTCCTCTTTCCACGCGCTTCATCATATCTACCATTAGGTAGAAGCTCATGACGGATGTAACCGTCTTCCGTGACCCACATGCCGACGTAAGGATGTTCGTTCTTGATCACGGTGTTCTCCATGTGTTGATTTTCCGTCGTTGCAACCTCATTCGAAAATGCATGGTGGCTTGCGAGGATCAGGATCGAACCAAGGAGGATCGACGCAGCTATCACTGCGCGTCGTTCATCTCGGCGCATAAGCTTGCTCCGTAGTCATTGCCAGATAATGGAGATCAAGCACGCCGTGGATCATGGTGGGGACGGCATCCACGAACTGTCTCATGTGAGGCGTTTCGAAATGTGCGTCCAGATCCTGCTTGCTGCGCCAGTTCTCGTAGACGCACCAGACGTCAGGCTCGTCGAGCGAACGATGGACATCATAATTGATGCAGCCTGGCTCGCTACGGCTTGGCTCGGCCAGCCGATTGAGCCAATCGCCGAGCACATCGGCGCTTCCCTGCTTTGCTCGCATGAAAGCTATGTTTGTAAGTTTCGTCATGGTTCTCTCCTCATCGTTTTTGAAAGGCAGCCAAATGGCTGTCCATGAGACAAACATGCACGACCTCGGCACGAAGGCGGTAGAACGCTTCTCTGCGCGGCTTGCCCGATTCTATAGGTTCCATAAATGGAGAAGCCGCCCGAAGACGGCTCAGAAGTTCGAGAACCTATTGCCAACTCGTGGCGGGCATCGCCTTCATTTTTTCCACATCCTTCTTCGGCGAAAGGCCAAACATCCGGGCGTATTCGCGCGAAAACTGGGAGGGGCTTTCATATCCAACCGAGAAACCAGCGGATGCGGCATCCAGCGCCTGAGCGATCATCAGTCGCCGTGCCTCCTGCAGTCGCACCTGCTTCTGATATTGAAGGGGGCTCATCGCCGTGACCGTTTTGAAATGCTGATGGAACGACGAAACGCTCATATGGACCTGAGCGGCAACTTCCTCAATCTTCAAGGCCCGATCGTACTGGGTCTTGATGATCGCGATGGCCTTGTTGATCTGACTAAGCTTGCTCTCGGCCATTGCGATCTGACGGAGACGGTCGCCCTGCTCGCCAAGGAGCAGCCTGTAAAGGATCTCGCGCTCTGCAAGCGGCGCCAGAACGGCCCGGTCGCTTTCACGTCCGCTTTCCAGCAGCTCTGCAAGCCTGACGACCGCGTCAAGAAGTTGCGCTGGCACGTCACTGACCGCGATCCCTCGCTGGGGCTCCTCGTTTCGAAGCCCACCGGGCACGGCCGCGGTGATGACGTCTGCAATGGCGGCGGGTTGAAGATCGAGTCGCAAGCAGAGGTACGGGATTTCAGGCGAAGCCTCAAGAATTTGACCGGCGATAGGAAGATCGACACTGACGATGAGAAATTTCATTGGCTCATATAGATAAGCCTGATCGGCCAGCGTGGTTTGCTTGCGGCCTTGCGCGACGAAACAAACCGCCGGCTTGTGCAAGATTGGAACCGCCTCTGTCGGCGTGACTGAACGTAAGATATGGACCCGCGGGACATCTGTCTCAGTGACACCGTCGTTTCGGCAGTTGTCGGCCAGAATGCGCGCGAGACGTTCGATCATCTATGTTCCTAAAATCGTTTGATAATGTCACACAAAAATAGCCGCGAAATTCGCGGCTATCAATCTATTTCATCCTAACTTGATTTCCCAGGATGAGCGCCGATTACCGGCTGTTCTGCGAGTTGGGGAACTCTTAGCCCGACGCGGCACTTCCGTTCCCAATCGCGGATCCCCGACGAGCAGGCCCAGGCGCGAAACGCCGAGATCTGCCAGATGCTCGTCGGGGAGGCGGTCAAGCTCCTTCTTCAACCTTTTTATGCGGTAGGACCGGACTATATTGGCAAAGAATTCCATCTCTTTCTCCTCTCGTGTCGTTTGATGGTTGAGTAATCCCACAAGCTTTGAGAGAGGCGGTATCACGATGCCATAAGGGAATTGCACGATCCTACGAACCTGAACGGCTGTCCCGTCTCAGCAGCGGTTTCAGTCCCTCAGTAGGTTGAGCGCGACCAGTGCCTGCCCGAAATGTTGAAGTGAACCGGAGGCTTTGAAACTGCCAAGGTCGGACGGCGCAAAGCCCAAACGAGCGATCAGATCTGCTACCTTCTTACTGGCCTCTGGAAAGTTTCCCGACAGAAAGAGAACGCGCTTTCCGCTCGCTTTCACCGGATCGGCAGCCAGTACAGCGGCCGGGAGGGTGTTGAACGCTTTCACGAGCTGAGCGCCAGGGAAGAGATCGGAGACGATTTCCGAAGACAGCCGGCCACCAAGTTCACGTGGTTTGAAAGCAGGAAAGTCGATAGCGTTCGTCGCGTCCACGATGGTGTGGCCATCCCAGACCGCTTTTTTGCCAGCGACTTCCGGTACCGCATCATAAGGCACGGCCAGAATAAGAACGTCGGATTGAAGAGCCTGATCGAGTTCGACGGCCTTCACCGTGCTGCCGAACTTGTCGGTGACAGGCTGAAGCGAGCCCGGACCGCGTGTGTTGGCGATAACGGCGTCAACGCCTGCAGCATGGAAGCGTTCAGCAAGTGCAGAGCCGATCGCACCAGAACCGATGATTGCATAGGTAGTCATTGTATTTCTCCTTGATTAGATGGGGTTTCAGTTGAAGTTGTCGGGGAGGGGAATGAACTCGTCGTCGCCCGGCACGCCGGGGAATTGTCGTTCGCGCCACTGGTCGGCAGCATGGCGAATGCGCTCCTGATCCGTGGCCACGAAATTCCAGCGGATGAACCGCTTTTCAGGAAGCGGCTCGCCTCCGAAGGCAAGAAACCGGGCTGGCTGGTTCGCCTTTACAACGATCTCCGCGCCCGGCTTGAACACGATAAGACGATCCGGCCCGTAGGTACCGTCCTGCCCGATGATCTCGATCGCACCGCTGACGACGAAGATCGCTCGCTCGATATGCTCCCCGTCAATCCTGTAGCGTGCTCCAGCCTGAAGCTGGATCTCTGCGGAGAAGAGGTCAGAGAAGGTGCTGGCAGGTGAGCGCCGTCCGTGCAGGGTGCCGGCGAGAAGCTTCATATCGATGCCCTCACCATTGATCGTTGGCAGTTCATGGGCGCCGAGGTGCTGAAAAAGCGGTGCAGTCTCTTCCGATTGCTTGGGAAGAGCGATCCAGCTCTGCAGGCCCGTGAGCTTGCCCCCATCCTTGCGGATATGTTCCGGGGTCCGCTCGGAGTGAACAATGCCGGAACCGGCGACCATCAGATTGACTTCCCCGGGGCTGATCGACTGTACGTAGCTCTCGCTGTCACGATGCAGCAACTCACCTTCGAGAAGGTAGGTGAGTGTTGAGAGACCGATATGCGGGTGGGGGCGGGTATCAATCCCCTCGCCAGCACCGAACCGCACTGGCCCGAAACTGTCGAGGAATATGAAGGGCCCGACCATCTGGCGCATGGCCGCAGGCAGCGCCCGGCGAACGGAGAAGCCTCCGAGGTCACGGGTCGAGGGCAGGATAACCTGCTCGATGTCAGCGTTAGACAAATAGGACATTGTCAGCTCCAGCGGTTGAATTCGATGGATTGAAGGTAGGCCCCCTAGACGTTTCGGAAAACTCAGATAATTTCGGCGAAAATGATCGAGGAATTAGAAATGTCAGACCCCGGCCAGCCGACGCTGGATCAGCTTAAAGTCTTCATCACCGTTGTTGAGACGGGGAGCTTCGCGGCGGCTTCCAGGAAGCTCAACCGTGCGACTTCTGTGATCAGCTACACGATCGCCAACCTCGAAACGCAATTGGGTGTCACGCTCTTCGATCGGCTTTCGACGAAGAAGCCGCAACTGACTTTGGAGGGGAGGACGGTCCTTGCCGAAGCCAAGAGCGTCGCCCATGGCATCGACAATCTTCGGGCTAAAGTAAAAAGCATGCTCCGCGGCGTGGAGCCGGAGGTGCACCTTGCGCTCGACGTCATGCTTCCTGCCGCCCGCGTCATGGACGCTCTGAAAGCGTTTCGAAAAGAATTTCCGAGCGTATCTCTTCGGCTTTACGTCGAAGCCTTGGGCGCGGTAACGCAGATCGTGCTTAACCGAACCGCCGCGATAGGCATCAGTGGCCCACTCGATGTCGAGATCGCGGGCTTGGAACGCATAGGGGTTGGCTTTGTAAAACTTATCCCTG is a window from the Pararhizobium gei genome containing:
- a CDS encoding ABC transporter permease, producing the protein MANGVLIAGIGINPLVTTLGVANIVLSLASTVSGGFPVSGFTLQFSQLFAQSSFLGLPVPVVVAAVVFAGLSVLMNLTSFGRSLYIIGANPKAAVVAGIRSGPVVAAAYCLCGMLVGLGALMLTARTGSGEPNLGGNLTLESIAAAVVGGVKLSGGEGGVGAAVLGALFVTVLSNGMNLTQVDGYLQQICLGAIIIIALVTSRGHSRH
- a CDS encoding hydantoinase/oxoprolinase family protein; the encoded protein is MGYQVCIDIGGTFTDCLVSDKNGEISIFKSPTTPGEFEKGFINVLNVAAEGYGLAPDAFLKDIDLIVHGSTVSTNALVEKKTVKVGLILTAGHQDILVLREGPRKGAFQWKLNYPEPYVPRHLTRTVTERIDARGRVLTSLLEDDVLRAASDFKASAVEAVAVGLLWSVVNSQHELKVREILERELPGVPVTLSHEINPMPREYKRVIAAAIDASINPIVRTYIERLKMALDEAQFAGELLLANCVGGMMPVPEMIRKPIYSVMSGPTLAPMAALALSSEPDIIVGDMGGTTFDVSALRSHQIIVTPDSMIHDDSLGIPKVDVRSVGAGGGSIASVDAGGMLHVGPHSAGARPGPACYQRGGMKPTVTDANVVLGIIDPDYFLGGKMKLSKERAEQALAEVAAPLGLSIEESAFAIYTTSNHNMVAAIEEITVREGINPRDSFFVCGGGATAIHIADMADILGLKRYMIPRFMAGLSAFGGLISDIRREDTAVLLTSSATFDAEGVTDALGGLLKAGRQFLAEAGVSPENQRFEFAFLGRYEYQSFEIEVPFVPKDRAVTPGQLQRLVEDFHRMHERIYSIRSDGDVVEFTGWKLRSIGKRDGQDIWLNHKVPRQIETVTAAGSRAVYSHSLGRREEIPVFKLSSLGCGAAVDGPCVIDADTFTAFLKRSHRATIDDYGNVVVTVE
- a CDS encoding hydantoinase B/oxoprolinase family protein — encoded protein: MNTVAKFEAEHMNRRVDPFIMSVLKSRFEAIVREMTLVVMRASRSAVIKNARDFSCAILTYDHRLVSVEDALPIHVMSMDMATRPITRFFDDIKPGDIFFNNCPFTGGTHHADLIVAMPVFYDGEPLFWMIALSHHADTGAPVPSTYLPFAKSIFEEGIHFPCVRVAENYVEKADILRIGSTRNRVPELWLGDVRAQIGACRTGEKRIAELVGKYGRDVVTDFVEDWFDYGARCAKAAIAKLPAGSYTYETRHDPVPGVAEDGIPVRITVTVDPQAGEIVVDARDNIDNVPGGLNLSENTATGSCRIGVFNNLDESVPHNEGAKSQIKVLLREGSVVGKPSPQVGTSVATTNVNDRLMMAGNCVFSEMGAPYGQAEGGSHLPAGIGVISGRDPFKGGRSYVNQIFVGYAGGGARSEYDGWLTYCGPANAGLIQLDSVEVDESMYPIIIESRGVVADSQGYGQFEGAPAVGGVFYPLEHDMTIVYAADGTTFPPKGVLGGRNGGASSSWKITSTGHTADLPAFAEVVIENGAKIAFRACGGGGYGSPLDRDRVRVLETVNRGWLSPEKAKEVYGVGVRLTSQPGLFELIT
- a CDS encoding oxidoreductase codes for the protein MSKVWFITGAARGIGKEVARAALAAGDKVVITGRNVEQLTKAYKGDDDVLALQLDVSNEEQAATAVDAAVAYFGRIDVLLNNAGFGQLGLFEEIGSAAIVNQFNTNVFGLLNVTRAVLPVMRKQRGGHILNVSSIGGSVGFAGSTVYCATKYAVEGFSESLALEVADFGIKVSIVAPGFVRTDFLDSSSVRYGDKTIDDYAEVSANIRATYDSYSHKQAGDPKKLASAIVTLANQNEPPVRLLTGSDAIAMAREKIGKVDQEIDRWQDLSASTDIIE
- a CDS encoding AraC family transcriptional regulator N-terminal domain-containing protein — encoded protein: MNKDGHEETGAPAGPSLKFELMYKSQKIAALIGQNTGMDGVFSTILPGVFLLRASRPTAPIHTIYEPSLCFVAQGRKQVSAGSLNYTYEPGAALAVSVALPVRGQVLEASPLEPFLCLRIELRQETFAGLRGISTSQSDANCLHPGMGIVPSSISLEDALVRTLQLLAEPREARVLWPLLEKEISYHLLSECSSPVLRQLSLPARRFQHITRAAGYLRRHFRKSDAPKDLSIWAGARTMTLDRDFRLVTGMNVAGYVRTLRLQESRRLLMLGIQDPCELARSTGYFDASTFLQDYSTTFHSTPVMDAEHWRHTSRPAGEE
- a CDS encoding LysR substrate-binding domain-containing protein, with the translated sequence MSPTEAGTRLLATLQPALRGIEAELQGLQDMRSHVAGTIRLTTVQVAYDMLIRPRLSGFVARYPHVSMEVSVNDGLTDVISASFDGGIRFGSLVEKDMVAVGLSSTSPAAIVGSPGYLASFESLPSTPADLQSHRCINYRFATSGRIFRWPLEKDNARFEFRGDGPLVLDSGEAIRAAALDGLGLAFLFESQVTGDLAAGTLVKVLPDWVRSLPGFSLFYPSRRQVSPAFRAWIDYVKESKSDHSSPAGLEV
- a CDS encoding Atu4866 domain-containing protein; the encoded protein is MENTVIKNEHPYVGMWVTEDGYIRHELLPNGRYDEARGKRKSAYQGSYRITGDHIDYVDDTGFTADGDFIDDVLYHAGMVLRREH
- a CDS encoding putative quinol monooxygenase gives rise to the protein MTKLTNIAFMRAKQGSADVLGDWLNRLAEPSRSEPGCINYDVHRSLDEPDVWCVYENWRSKQDLDAHFETPHMRQFVDAVPTMIHGVLDLHYLAMTTEQAYAPR
- a CDS encoding AraC family transcriptional regulator, which translates into the protein MIERLARILADNCRNDGVTETDVPRVHILRSVTPTEAVPILHKPAVCFVAQGRKQTTLADQAYLYEPMKFLIVSVDLPIAGQILEASPEIPYLCLRLDLQPAAIADVITAAVPGGLRNEEPQRGIAVSDVPAQLLDAVVRLAELLESGRESDRAVLAPLAEREILYRLLLGEQGDRLRQIAMAESKLSQINKAIAIIKTQYDRALKIEEVAAQVHMSVSSFHQHFKTVTAMSPLQYQKQVRLQEARRLMIAQALDAASAGFSVGYESPSQFSREYARMFGLSPKKDVEKMKAMPATSWQ
- a CDS encoding NADPH-dependent F420 reductase: MTTYAIIGSGAIGSALAERFHAAGVDAVIANTRGPGSLQPVTDKFGSTVKAVELDQALQSDVLILAVPYDAVPEVAGKKAVWDGHTIVDATNAIDFPAFKPRELGGRLSSEIVSDLFPGAQLVKAFNTLPAAVLAADPVKASGKRVLFLSGNFPEASKKVADLIARLGFAPSDLGSFKASGSLQHFGQALVALNLLRD